The sequence GACTAAAGAATATAAGTTTGTCAGGGAAGATTCAAGTATCGGCGAGGCATTGGAAATAATGCGCAATTATTCATTGATGCAGATACCTGTTTTAGACAAGGATAACAAGGTAATAGAAATAAGACTTTTAAGTGAAGAACTTGGCTCTAGAAAATCAGATACACCTGTCGTAATAATGGCTGGTGGGAAGGGAAAAAGACTAATACCTTATACAAATGATTGCCCAAAGCCTATGCTAAAGATAGGAGAAAAACCTATTTTAGAAATAATAATGAGTCAATGTATTGATCAAGGTTTTCGTGAGTTTTATCTTTCAGTAAATTATCTCAAGGAGCAAATTATTGATTATTTTGGAGATGGATCTAAGTGGAATGTAAGTATTAAATATCTTGTTGAAGAGAGCCCTCTCGGTACTGCTGGCTCATTGTATTTAATTCAGCAAAGTATTAAAGAATCATTATTAATAATAAATGGTGATATATTAACTAACTTTGACTTGTCTAAATTGGTTAAATACCATAAGAAGAATCATTCTAAAATCACATTGTGCGCAAGGCAATACCAGGTAGAAATACCTTTTGGAGTCGTTGAGACTGATGGAATAGAAATTTTGAATATTGTTGAGAAACCCACTATATATAATTTGGTAAGTGCAGGTGTTTACGTAATTGAAGCTTCAATCTTAAAGTTGATACCAAGCAATCGATTTTTTGATATGCCTGATTTACTTCTCTTGGCAAAGAAATCTGGAGAGAAGGTGATTGTTTACCCCATTCATGAATATTGGCTAGATATAGGGAAGCCAGAATCATTAGAGAAAGCTTATTTGGAATGGAATAATGTGCCTTTAATTAAATGAATATTAATTTTGGGTTCTCTTTAAACTTAAGAGCTCACTTTAGTGTTAAAATATAAAGAATAGCATGTTAATAGCCCCTATAATGAAAGGTAAAATAGACAAAGCGAAGCTTGATAGATTTTCCCAGTCTTCTGTTCTTTACATCCCCTCTTTGTTCCCTAAAGATCTTTGTAACGAGACTTGTGCGTTTTTCTTGAAAAATGAGAGAAGCATTATCGATAGATTTAGAGAGGATAAAAAGGGGCTAACTCTTGATGCCTTAAATAGTGAAGAATACATTAAATATTTTGAATATCCAATTGCTCTAAATGCAGAGCTGTTTGGTAGGTATGTCAATTCAGATGTTTTTGAATTGTCTGAGCAGTTGCTTTCTGAAAAGGTCTACATAAAGAGTCTAGAGATTCATTCAAGATGTGCAAAAGGAACTCCGATTCCACCACATCAGGATAATGCTTACTATGGATTAGAAAGAGCAAAAGGAATCACATTTTATATTCCAATTAATAACCAGAAACCAACTTCAGGCGGTTTGCAATACTATAAAGTTAGAAATGACATTTCGCTATCACATATACCTTCAGATGAGAGTGGATTCTCTTTGACAATCCAAGATACTTCTGCTTTAGAGAATACAGAGATACTGGCATATAATTACCAGCCTGGTGATTGCACAATTCATCACTCAAATAGTGTGCATTTTGCTGAAATGGTTCCAGATAATACCCAGCGCGGATTGGTTGT comes from Prochlorococcus sp. MIT 1307 and encodes:
- a CDS encoding nucleotidyltransferase family protein; the encoded protein is MKQFEQVFIPPSASLIEAISVIDKGALQVALIVDKSNVLLGVLTDGDIRKALLDNRPLTEPVEEYMTKEYKFVREDSSIGEALEIMRNYSLMQIPVLDKDNKVIEIRLLSEELGSRKSDTPVVIMAGGKGKRLIPYTNDCPKPMLKIGEKPILEIIMSQCIDQGFREFYLSVNYLKEQIIDYFGDGSKWNVSIKYLVEESPLGTAGSLYLIQQSIKESLLIINGDILTNFDLSKLVKYHKKNHSKITLCARQYQVEIPFGVVETDGIEILNIVEKPTIYNLVSAGVYVIEASILKLIPSNRFFDMPDLLLLAKKSGEKVIVYPIHEYWLDIGKPESLEKAYLEWNNVPLIK
- a CDS encoding phytanoyl-CoA dioxygenase family protein yields the protein MKGKIDKAKLDRFSQSSVLYIPSLFPKDLCNETCAFFLKNERSIIDRFREDKKGLTLDALNSEEYIKYFEYPIALNAELFGRYVNSDVFELSEQLLSEKVYIKSLEIHSRCAKGTPIPPHQDNAYYGLERAKGITFYIPINNQKPTSGGLQYYKVRNDISLSHIPSDESGFSLTIQDTSALENTEILAYNYQPGDCTIHHSNSVHFAEMVPDNTQRGLVVRLSLFSIDDQKKSGHSEWYQSMIRRNRDRNNHVFSSL